TACCTCTTAGCCGTTTCTTATACACATGCCTCGATGACGTACTTGTAACGACGGATTATAAAGATGACAAGCGAAGCTTTCTAATATGCACGGTGATGGGTAGTTCAAGTTATCAGTACCACACACAGGATTAAAATCTATCGGACACTCAAATGAGCAAGTGTCTGTGAAATATGATAAGATTTTAAACGTTATGAAGTTCAGTTTGTGACAAATCATCTCAATTTCTTATTAAGAAatctaatattatattatagtattttgagtCATCACTGTTTGATTTGACCTTCTGTACAATAATCAGGAATGTACAGTGACGATTTAACTGTTTTAGTTGTTTAAAAGTAGCATTTCCGATGAGGATGAGCAGGCTATTTCGTACAACCTGGCAATTCTCATCTAAAATTGTATTGGGTAGCTTATTTATTATTGAACTTACCTCCCCATCTATCTGAAGGTGACTCCGTTGTTGGTGGGGGAGGTCGTGTCGCCTTAGGCTTTGGTTTCGGTcgaataggcctagtaattacAGGGTTCGATGGTTGTGGATCACATTTCCCCATATAACTTGTTCTTAGTGAGCTTCTTTTGATGCATGCTTTGATCTCCAGAAAGCATTCAGATGGGTATGTCATTCCATCGGTACCACAAACCATGTCACTGATGTCAGGTGGTGGACAGTTGGTACATCTCAAGTAACCACTGTTAACTTCTTTTCTTTGACTTCCGCATGGTCCTTCATGATCCAATTTGGTTCGAATTCCTCGCGTACATGCTCGACGATGGAGAACACATCGAGATGCGTATGTAATCCCATCATTACCACATACTTTATCGGATGAGACCGGTGTTGGGCAAGTGGGACAACGATCAGTAGCTGGAATAATGATTGGTAAATCAGATTAGTTTATGGTTGCATTATTGTATACTAGGAAAGTTAAAAGTAGTTAATCGGGAAATTcagaaatataaaacaaataataattaaaaacaagcCTACTTACGTCGTTCCGTAGGTGCCGGCACATCGGCAGGTGGATATCTTGAATTGGGCTCTGGAAACAGGTTAGCATTAGGCCGATCTTCAACGATGCAATCTCCTTGGTGTTTTACTCTTATATCAGTGCCTTTAATACATCCCTTCAAGTTCATTAAACACTCGGATGGGTAGGTGATATCATCAGAACCACATACTGAGTCCCAGGAAGATGGAATACGACACGAAGTGCATGGCTCGTTTGAATTTCCCGCGTTCGTGCCTCTAGCCTCAACTGGACATTCTCCATTAAAAGATACCCGGATGTCAACATTACGTAGGCAAGCAATTCTCTCGAGTTGACACGAAGATGGATATGTTTTTCCATCGTTTCCGCATACAATATCTTCATAAGCTGCATTTGGACATTCTCCGCAAAGTTCATCTGTAAAGAAACATTTGTAAAGGTTTATTTTATGTAGGTAGCTTCAGTAGGTTATACTTATATGAAAACATATTAAACAGGTTTAATTAAGATGGGGGTTGGGGTGAGGTGGGAAAATGAATCATTTAACAATGTGATCCTAACTGTTTACATTGCTTTTACGCACACGCTTCTTCAGTGTATAATTTCCGTACGCATGCGCATATTTAAGATTTACTACAGTTTTATATGTACGTCAACCAATGTGATAAAAAAGGTACTCACAGTTTCCGGATCCATAATCCTCTTCTGGTTCAAAGACGGGTGGTGGCTTTGGCGTTGTTGGCTCGTAGTCTATTTCAGGAATAACCACTGTAAATGTCTGCTTCTTTCTCTTTGGCCTTTCCTCTGCTGTGCACTCTCCAAGATGGGCTACGGATAACTCCAGCTTAAAAATACATGCTTTCATTATTATGTGGCAAGGTGACGGATAGTCAAGACCATCAGTACCACAAGTGACGTCTTCTGGTCCATAATCAGTAGCAATACACACGGTGCATTCTGAATACTTTCGCTTCTTCTTCGACTTTGGTGGTTTTGTAGCTGGAGTTTCAACCTCAACTTCTGGAACATCTGGAACGTCTGGTATAGGATCTAAAACTGGAGACGTCCTGGATACGCATTTACCCATATGAACAGGTCGAATGTTTACGTTCGTTAAACATGCGTATTTATCTAGCCAGCAAATAGATGGATGCGTTTTGGAATCGCTTCCACAAACGGTATCGGATGCACGTGGTAATTCGCACTCTCCGCAATTTCTAGTTTCTGGagaaaaaaacaacagtttCTTGATAGCTTAGTTCAAGGTAGGTCAAGTAATATGGATATAATCTGTCGCTGACCATCGGAGCTTCGGTTTCCTTTTGCCTCCGGATATTGATTtggttattaaataaaaataaatcgtTATTATGCCGATTGAAGGATAAATATTTTACCATACGCTCAATTAAAACGAACACACAAATTAGCTGAACAAAAATCAGTTCTAATTTGTATAAATAAcaaatgattgattgaataatgttactaatgttttaattatttaccTATGTATGTCTAAACAGAAATGTTATgtaataaatttaacaatacatttaaaatctGTAACGTAACACACCAACTTACCATACGGCCCTCGTTGTGTATGTTCTGGTCCAACAACTGCCGGATTTCCCTGTGGATTTTCCGGTTGTCGATAGCGCCGTGTAGTAGTTGGTGGTAAAGTCGTTGTCGTCGGTGGCATGGTGGTGGTTGTTGGGGGCAATGTGGTGGTTGGTGGTAATGTGGTTGTTGGTTCAGGTGTTGTTGATGGTGGTGGGGGAGGTAGTCTTGTTGTACTTCGGCACTCTCCTTTATGTTTAACAGAAACTCGAACCCCTATTACACATATTCTTACTTTCATGTAGCATTTTGAGGGGTATGTCAGGCCGTCAGTACCACATACACGATCTGATCTTAACGGTTGAGGACATGCTTTACAACCTgtgaacatattttaaaataaattttactattTAAAAATGACAAGGTCATTCGTGTAACTTTTTTTAATACAGCAAACCACTAAAAAGTGAAAGTGAAAAACTGATTTTATATCAATCGAAATTAattacagaaatataaattggtGAAAGTTAAGTAAAGTGTCAAGAACTAATTTAAAGTAAGACTAGAAGGTGTTGACCTACAAAAATCTTCATAGCGGGATTATTACTAATAGGCTTAATTAATAAAGTAACATAAATGGCTTAGGGTCTTGTAAATTTTGTTCAAGTTTAAGTTCCGTTTTTGTATATCTGTCCAAAGAATTGGAAACAAttgcatatttattttaaacatattgcAATTATTGGTTATCGTAGACTCACCTTGCTTTCCTGGCTTTCGTTTTTTACTACGACGAGTAGTTGTTGGTAGCATTGTCGTTGTTGGTTCAGGCGTTGTAGACGGAGGTGGACGTCGGGGAGGGATTTGTCTATGACTCGAACAACTGCCTTTGTGAGCTACCTTAATAGTTAGACCCATAACACATGCTTTAACTTTCATGTAACACTTGGATGGGTACGTCAGACCATCTTTTGCACATACTCTATCGTTGACGGTTGGTAATGGACATGGCTTACAAGCttttgctattaaaaaaaattgatgtgtGTAATGTACTTACGGATATTAAATGTATTGTGTTTAATCAACTAGGTTTATGGGAGAAGCCACCACACATTCTCCAAGTACCCCTAAATCATGTTTTCTGTATTacagaatataaaataattaattcttACCATTTGTACAGATAAATAAAGAGGCTGTGACGAGAGCCAAACAGGTCAACCGAACGTCTATCATTTTGTTattctaaaaaaatacaattacattttacattcAATATATTGAAGCCTACACTCCTTGTCTAACTGTTCAGTTATTTATGACTTTTAATTTCAAAACCCTTAAACCGAAATATACATCAATTCATATTTCAGACAAAATACTTGACAAACTTGAAAATAGTATGATAACAGGAAggcacaattaaataaaattgttaataatgaTGAGTTAACAAAGGATAAATAAGATTTGGCAGGCACCAATGTCTTTGTACAATTTGACAATGACTTGGTCATTTTTAAGTCAATTGAATGTCTTTCGTCTTCGTCTGAcgaattaaacaataatatcaTTGTTAAATTCAGATCTGTCGTTTTAAAACTTtgccaaaacatgttgatttgtGCCAGAAAAGCGGTTATCAAAAAAATAACCCAATACGTGGTTTTCCGTTAGATAAACCGATGTTTATCTTAAACGTTTTATAGACTAATTCGTTTTTATTATATGATATGTTCAGCTAAAGATACATTTTTATCCTCAGACTTATCGATTCACAGAAGTCTGTTATCAGTAATCCTCTATGGGATTAACCCTTAAATTTGGATTAATTGCCTATCTATGGTTGTTGTCTGAAActatgaaatataataaataaccaTTTCTTCCAAATAGTTatagttatatatataattatatattcttaaatttaatttgacCC
This DNA window, taken from Antedon mediterranea chromosome 9, ecAntMedi1.1, whole genome shotgun sequence, encodes the following:
- the LOC140059364 gene encoding uncharacterized protein, which gives rise to MIDVRLTCLALVTASLFICTNAKACKPCPLPTVNDRVCAKDGLTYPSKCYMKVKACVMGLTIKVAHKGSCSSHRQIPPRRPPPSTTPEPTTTMLPTTTRRSKKRKPGKQGCKACPQPLRSDRVCGTDGLTYPSKCYMKVRICVIGVRVSVKHKGECRSTTRLPPPPPSTTPEPTTTLPPTTTLPPTTTTMPPTTTTLPPTTTRRYRQPENPQGNPAVVGPEHTQRGPYETRNCGECELPRASDTVCGSDSKTHPSICWLDKYACLTNVNIRPVHMGKCVSRTSPVLDPIPDVPDVPEVEVETPATKPPKSKKKRKYSECTVCIATDYGPEDVTCGTDGLDYPSPCHIIMKACIFKLELSVAHLGECTAEERPKRKKQTFTVVIPEIDYEPTTPKPPPVFEPEEDYGSGNYELCGECPNAAYEDIVCGNDGKTYPSSCQLERIACLRNVDIRVSFNGECPVEARGTNAGNSNEPCTSCRIPSSWDSVCGSDDITYPSECLMNLKGCIKGTDIRVKHQGDCIVEDRPNANLFPEPNSRYPPADVPAPTERPTDRCPTCPTPVSSDKVCGNDGITYASRCVLHRRACTRGIRTKLDHEGPCGSQRKEVNSGYLRCTNCPPPDISDMVCGTDGMTYPSECFLEIKACIKRSSLRTSYMGKCDPQPSNPVITRPIRPKPKPKATRPPPPTTESPSDRWGDTCSFECPIDFNPVCGTDNLNYPSPCILESFACHLYNPSLQVRHRGMCIRNGYSCPECSKPSPDEKVCGTDGKTYSSECVLNRKACLQEKNVKLAYKGKCERVLRATTTQTPERTTPVNTTIDTPPVTSVSLGNTSPESLSDLQDTTKAPTEGGKCVKCTIPKSLGRQVCGSDGKTYPSKCILKRKACVKGSNITVAYSGKCFDSVTPSNILDETTVSPEENEGRKESEEDTTLSSSSSEQQDANDNITGGLNNLRELLTPSIQDATSEVDEDNDQEGSRPTRCKVCSKQSDVSQQVCGSDGKTYPSKCQLKRKACRTELDIFPVHKGSCKLQQPETTPPRLLPQRRPPPSPLPVTEREQPDGNEIGLPVTPTIVRPDEREGSDGKPKCKRKCPKPQKRDRVCGTDGETYQSECLLRKRACEANRNVAVVHKGRCLKVRPVVRSTNAPDDNDDSESESKENEQEDTVNPTNQDPNNQDSANPDPINLDSVDPTNQELTNPDPTKQEQTDQEPTSSPTTAGEPISTSGVEPTTEPTEPTSESPADDNNKITSPMPTFTPASSDKTTEEKPTSEATKTTTLRPTPKDCGEKCPIPKKADRVCGSDGVTYNSACGLRRKSCLLRTDVTVAYTGKCTKKPKKSQIPPTTQSTTFNPTTVKTDFQQTESESKTTKPTASLTTLSVVTLTPEVTITPTPTPTEEDDCPENTFCPPKTTVGDLTEAVPEEINELNNTIDRLTLLASELTEALSNILKELAFLKSEIEDLQ